The genomic DNA CGATGTGTTTGTACAGCTCTTCACTTAGCTACCtatctaaataatatatctCGTATTAGCTTGTTTGAGCTAATCTTGTTCTTCggttgtaaaagaaaaagaaaaaaaaatgtcaaatagCTCTAtcccctgttttagaaatcgctaggcgctagtcgggcggtcgggATGGGTCTAGCGACTagcgagaaaatcggagattaaacgaggattaatcggggactagtttttgggttattttattaaattaatagtaaactaaaaatatatagtactaaatatatgtataattgtgtttatgtgaaaagaaaaatatcaaataaattataaagctATAGtgttgtctttaaaattacggtaaaaacataaaaacgtagtattaagaaaaaaataatgatttgaattaaaagtttatacattagttattgtaaaacatcataaactcttaatttaaatgtttaaataacagaaatatatatatttgatttatatttggctccaaaaataatcggtatatacaaaattatgtgaGAATTAATCAGATTAGACGGTATAATTAGATAATGGATGCTAGACAGtgattagtcattaatcaatATGAAAAGATGGACGTAGCAATTTTACGGGCGTAATCGGTGATAAAGCGAAgattaaaagaacaaaagctGTATCAACCACTCAAGGCTCAAATGTTTCAAACCGAGCTGATCCGGTGAATCCAACTAAACCAAACAGTATCTATTTGTGGGAATTAATCGGATTAGAGGGTATAATCCAACTAAGCAAACCAGTTTTCGTTCACCTTCTCTCTCATTCTTGACTTTTGCGGAAGCAGAAAGAATCTTGTCGCCGAAGCGATTCTTCTCGGAGACCTGTTCCAAAAGCAAGTGAGATAACtgtaaaattgagaaaaatcGGAAAACAATGGAGAACCGAGATGATCTTAACTCGATTCTCCCGTACCTTCCACTTGTAATTCGTTCATCGTCGCTGTATTGGCCGCCGCGAGTGGTGGAGGCCCTGAAGGCAATGTCTGAAGGACCATCTCACAGCCGAGTTGACTCAGGAGAGGTTCTACGGCAAGCAATTACCGATATGAGAAGATCATTATCTTTTTCAACTCTCGAACCTTCTGCTTCTCATGGCTACGCTCTTCTCTTTGACGaagtgatttttgtttttctatatataactTTTGTTGATTGCTTTTTAGATTTGAGTGTAtcttaaacaaatcaaattctgGTAATTGCAGCTGGTTGGTGGGAAAGAATCAAAGAGATGGTTTGATGAGATTATCCCGGCGTTGGCAAAGTTACTCCTTAAGTTTCCATCTCTATTGGAAGAGCATTACCATAGTGCTGATAGTATCGTTAGTGGAATCGAAACAGGTCTACGTTTGTTAGATTCCCAAAAATCTGGCATAGTTTTCCTCTGCCAGGTATTGATGCAAAGTGATATAATCTAATCCTACATTAAACAAAAGATTGCTTAATCCTACAATCTTATGTGTTCGTACAAAGATAATGACGTGGTGTTGTTGAAGAtatagtgtgtgtgtgtatctCTCTGGATTATTGCTTTTTCTTACGTGTCCATTCCACAATCAATATTGCAGGAGTTGATTGGAGCTCTTCTTGCCTGttcattcttttgtttgtttccggATGATAATAGAGGTGCAAAACACCTTCCAGTCATCAACTTTGATCATTTGTTTGCGTATGTGATCTCTCGCTTTCTCTTCTTAACTTTTGCTAAAGAATTAGGCCTACATTAGTCTTGTCCGGAAGAAATGCAGAATATTGTGTCAGTCATTTGGTTTAAGTGATTAGTGATCAAGCAAGTATTATGAAAGAAAGGgaattttaatatgtatttCACTGACAATCATACTCGAGAGTCAGAGTCTAAAGGAATCATATCATGTAGAGATCGCTTATGGGATTCAGTCTCCATTGAGAGTTCAGTTATTAGACTTGGTTTAgcttgttgagaaaaaaaaacacgtacGTCTATGATTCATTAGCTATCATATGTCAtgtcaagatttttatttttcttatctaAGAATTTACTTGTGCTTCTGTCTAGCGTGCATTCTGTAAATTTCATTTGGAGTCTTAGATTCTATGTACACGCAGTCCCACATCAGACTTTCCCTTGCTTGTCAGGACCCTTTATGAAAGTTATAGTGAAAGTCAAGAAAGCAAGATAAGGTGTATTATGCATTACTTTGAAAGGTTTGGCTCCTGCGTGCCTATTGGTACTGTTTCATTTGAACGCAAGATTCTTCCAGCTGAATACCACAATTCTTCAACCACTGCTCCTGACGCTGATTTCTGGAGCAAGTCTGAGTTTTCCCTTTGTGCTTTTAAGGTGACAGATATTGGGTTGTGGATTTCGGTACCTTGTACCACTGAATCTGCAAATGCTTGTACATTACTTTTTACCGACAGCTTTATTGTTACAGGTTCACTCTTTTGGGTTAATTGAAGATCAACCTGACAATGCTCTGGAAGTGGACTTTGCGAACAAGTATCTCGGAGGTGGTTCCCTGAGTAGGGGGTGCGTACAGGTTTGAGATTCATATTAGATTTTAGATTTCAGAAGCATGCATCATCCTTGAGTTCATTTTCGTTGTTCAAAAGATCTATTGTAAATCAatggtttaggatttttcaTTGATTTCTAACTGGATTCTTCTGCAGGAAGAGATACGCTTCATGATCAACCCTGAATTAATCGCTGGCATGCTTTTCTTGCCCCGAATGGATGACAATGAAGCTATAGAAGTAGTTGGTATAGAAAGATTTTCATGTTACACAGGGTGagattttgatagttttgtagcaTTGATCTGTGTTTACTTAATATTGGCTGATTACTGATTAGTCTCTGTACTTTGATACGTATATGGATCAATAGACTCGTTTCAGAGTATTTGTACAGATCCTGATTGAGACACGTTGAAAAATAGTGAAAGAAGTGTCTAAATTATTGCTTATTTTGTAGGTATGCATCGTAAATAAGAGTAAGAATTATGTAT from Camelina sativa cultivar DH55 chromosome 7, Cs, whole genome shotgun sequence includes the following:
- the LOC104700280 gene encoding poly(ADP-ribose) glycohydrolase 1-like isoform X2; this encodes MENRDDLNSILPYLPLVIRSSSLYWPPRVVEALKAMSEGPSHSRVDSGEVLRQAITDMRRSLSFSTLEPSASHGYALLFDELVGGKESKRWFDEIIPALAKLLLKFPSLLEEHYHSADSIVSGIETGLRLLDSQKSGIVFLCQELIGALLACSFFCLFPDDNRGAKHLPVINFDHLFATLYESYSESQESKIRCIMHYFERFGSCVPIGTVSFERKILPAEYHNSSTTAPDADFWSKSEFSLCAFKVHSFGLIEDQPDNALEVDFANKYLGGGSLSRGCVQEEIRFMINPELIAGMLFLPRMDDNEAIEVVGIERFSCYTGYASSFRFAGDFIDIKEKDPFQRRRTRIVAIDALCAPKMKHFKEICLLRDINKALCGFLNCSKSWQHQNMVIDEGDSGLRHTDTNTSHEALLNDVEMSREKPANNLVRDFYVEGVDCMDHEDDGVATGSWGCGVFGGDLELKATIQWLAASQTRRPFILYYTFGVEALQNLDQVLGEH
- the LOC104700280 gene encoding poly(ADP-ribose) glycohydrolase 1-like isoform X1; the protein is MENRDDLNSILPYLPLVIRSSSLYWPPRVVEALKAMSEGPSHSRVDSGEVLRQAITDMRRSLSFSTLEPSASHGYALLFDELVGGKESKRWFDEIIPALAKLLLKFPSLLEEHYHSADSIVSGIETGLRLLDSQKSGIVFLCQELIGALLACSFFCLFPDDNRGAKHLPVINFDHLFATLYESYSESQESKIRCIMHYFERFGSCVPIGTVSFERKILPAEYHNSSTTAPDADFWSKSEFSLCAFKVHSFGLIEDQPDNALEVDFANKYLGGGSLSRGCVQEEIRFMINPELIAGMLFLPRMDDNEAIEVVGIERFSCYTGYASSFRFAGDFIDIKEKDPFQRRRTRIVAIDALCAPKMKHFKEICLLRDINKALCGFLNCSKSWQHQNMVIDEGDSGLRHTDTNTSHEALLNDVEMSREKPANNLVRDFYVEGVDCMDHEDDGVATGSWGCGVFGGDLELKATIQWLAASQTRRPFILYYTFGVEALQNLDQVTKWILSHKWTVGDLWNMMLEYSAQRLNKQTNLGFFSWLLPSLATTNKTIQRS